The Gammaproteobacteria bacterium genomic sequence GATGACCACCAGCCCGGTGGCCAGCCCGAACACCGCGCCACCGGCCAGGGTCATCACCGTGGCGCCCGGCAGCGACAGGGCGGTCACCGCCACATAGATAAGAAAGTAGGCGAGCAGGGTCATCAGCCGGTTGTCGGCATAGAAGTCCAGCAAGGACTGATGCCGGGATTGGAGATAGTCCAGGCTCAGGTACTGATCGAGACCCAGGCCGAAAAAGGCCCCGGCCAGGATCAGCACCAGCAGGATCAGCCACAGGCGGGGGCTCAACAACGACTTCATGGGGATTCCTTGATTGACATCATTTATTTGTTCTTCCGCCATGCAGTCTCGGCACACTTGCCCGCGTTACACCTGGCAGGGGTGTGGACCTATTCGCGCAGCGGATGGCGTACAATCGAAACCTCATCTATTTGTCTATTGTCTATCGCCACACGCTGTTGCAATACTCTTGCATTACTATGACACACCCTTAACCGCGCGGCAGTATTGCGCCAGCGTACGGCGCATACGCTTCGCCACAGTGATTTGCCACAGCGATTTTCCACAACAACCTGACGACCCCCCGAGGCAGCCATGAACCAACCCGACCACAGCACCGAATCCCGCATCCTCTCGATGGTGAAGAAGGTGCTCACCAATATCGCCAAGGATACCCACACCGCCCCCGGCATGCGCCACCCCCTGTCCGACAGCACCATCAACGACATGCGCGCCTGTCTGGACCTCATTGTCTCCCGCGAGGCCGAGCTCAATGCCCAGGGCGGCAATGTCACCCCCCAAAAGCCCCGCTTCATCGACGAGCCCAGCGACCGCGTTGTGGTCCAGTTCGATCCCCGCAAGCCCGCCGACAAGTCCTGAGAGCCACCCGTTCACCCACCCCTTTTCGCACACTCCCGGGGCCAGCAGCCCCTTCCAGGTCCGCCAGGCTCCGGGCGGGCCTAACCACTGCTGACGTTCACGAAAACGATAACCTTACCGGTACTTTGGCCTGGCGAATGATACATCGCTGCGGCATAGACTATATTGAATAGGTAGGCAGATGGCTCACCGCCGGTGCCGTAAAAGGGAGTTGACGGACATGCGATTTTTCAGATGCCACAGTTTACAGTCACTGGCGATAATGCTTGTGCTACTACTCGCCGCCTGTAGTGGCGGTGGCGGCGGCGGTGACGGTGGTTCCAGCTCCCCGACATCGCTCCCCTCCAGCCTCACCCGCATTGACATCACCCCCAGCCAACCCTCCCTCGCCAAGGGTACCGCGCTCTCACTTACCGCTACCGGCATCTACAGCGACAACACTACCCGGGTGTTGAATGGGGAGGTCAGCTGGCAGTCCAGCGACACTACTATCGCCACCATCGACGACAGCGGGAAGATCGCCGCCGTCGATGCCGGCACGGTGACTATTGATGCCAGCCTGGGCAGTGTCAGCGCCCAGATAGAGCTCGACGTCAAGGCGGCGGAACTGATTCAGCTGCTCATCACCCCCGAGGCCCCGGTGCTGCCCCAGGGCACCACCCTCGACCTGTCCGCGCGGGGACTGTACAGCGACGGCAGCAATCAGGTGCTCACCCAGCAGGTCAGCTGGGAGAGTGACGACAGCAGTATTGTGGTGATCGATGTCGCGGGGCGGGCACAGCCGCAAGCCATCGGCAGCACCACGGTCCGCGCCACGCTGGCGGGCATTACCGGCAGCCAGACCCTCACCGTGAGCGATGCCGTATTGGAAAGCATCGAGGTCAGCGCCGCGTCCGGCAGCCTGCCTCTGGCCCACTCACAGCCGCTGCTCGCCCTGGGCCATTTCAGCGATAACCGGCTGCAGGATATTACCGAACAGGTGGACTGGACGAGCAGCGCACCCAATATCCTGGCCATCAGCACTGCCAGCGGCAGTCGCGGCCTGGCCACCGCCCTGGCCATCGGCGAGGTGACCATAACGGCCAGCCTGGTGACGACCGGCGGTACAGTCAGCGGCACCCTGGATCAGCGCGTCACCGCCGCCACCCTGGTCAGCATCGAGATCTCCCCGCCCAGTGCGTATCTGGCCGTCGGCACCCGGCAGGATTTTCGGGCTACCGGTCGCTACTCCGACGACAGCATTCGGGATATCACCAGCGCGGCCAGCTGGGTTAGCGCCGACGCCGGTGTGGCCCTGGCCAGCAATGTGGTCGACGAGCAGGGCCAGACCCTCGCCCTGGCGGCGGGTAACACCACCATCACCGCCAGCCTGGACGGCGTCAGCGGCGAGGCCAGTCTGGTGGTCAGTTCGGCAAAGCTGCTCTCCATCACGGTGCTGCCAGCGGAGCTGTCGCTGCCGCTGAGCATCCAACAGACCCTGCGTGCCGAGGGCAATTTTTCCGATGGCTCGGTGCAGGACCTCGATGGCCAGGTGAGCTGGGAGTCCGAGCGGCCCACCATCGCCGCCATCGATGCGGGGACACTCAGCACCCTGCAGCCGGGCAGCGCCCGCATCAGCGCCCGGCTGGGAGCGGTGACCGGATACAGCCTGGTGACCGTCAACGCTGCCACCCTGGACAGTCTGCGGATCGATCCCCCCAGCTCGACCCTGGCCATCGGCACCCAAACCCAGCTGCAGGCCTTCGCCCTCGATACCGACGATAAGGAATGGGATGTCACCCAGCAGGTCAGCTGGGACACGGCGATCCCGGCGGACAGCACCCGGCTGCGCGCCGACAACAGTGCGGGCCAGCAGGGGCAGTTGACGGCTCTGGGCGGCAGCGGCGATGTCCTGGTGACCGCCAACCTGTATGAGATGCAGGCACAGAGCACCATCAGCATCAGCAATGCCAGCCTCAGCGGGCTGCGCATCACTGCCGCCAGCGACAGTCTGGACAGCGCCGAGGCCCAGCAGCTCACCGCCTGGGCCGATTTTGATGACAGCAGCAGCCAGGCGCTCGACGCGCAGGTGATCTGGAGCTCCGATCGACCGGGCCTGGCCACGGTCAGCAACCAGGCCGCCGATCGCGGCCGGGTGCTAGCCGGCATCGGGGTCAGCGGCGACGCTGTCATCAGCGCCCATTTCGGCGGCCTCAGCGCCGCGTTTGACCTGACCATCAGTGACACCCCCCAACGACCGGTGTCCCTGGTGGTGCTCGCCACGCCCAACGCCCTGCTCAATAACGACATCGATCCCAGCGCCATCGAGGTGCGGGTACGGGCCGCCGACCCCACCAGCAGTGTTGCCGACGGCACCGAGGTCACGCTACAGGTCAGTCAGACGGGCAGCCCCCTGGGCAGCCCGGTGGTCCTGGGCACCACCGACGGCATCGCCAGCACCCGCCTCACCGCCACGGAGACCGGCCTGCTACAGATCGAGGCCAGTATTGACCCCGCCCTGCGCAACACCACCACCCTCTACAGCACCGCGAATCTGTTCGAGGTCATTGCCGGCGCCGCCTTTGACGATGCCCCGGCCGGTAGCGGCCCGCTGCTGCCGAAGGACACCCGTTTCGGGTTTTTCATGTTCAACCTGTCCAATCGGGATTTTCGACTGGACAAATTTGAGCTGTTTAACGACGGCGCCGTCCTCTTCACCACCACCAAGGCCTCTGACCTCAGCGGCAACCAGCTCAGCGGCGGACTGAAAATGGGCATCATCTATACCCTGACCACCGACATCACCGCTAATGGTATAGAAGGACACTACTCTCTCACCGACCTGGTCACCGGGATCCAATTCAAGCTCAAGTTTATCCGCCCCTGATCCTGCACCTATAATCCTGCACCCCTAGTCCCGCACACAGTCGCCCGCCACGGGCGGCCTAGCGGGTGGATGAGTGGGTGGTGAGGATCGTGAAAAAATAAATGGTGCCGATGAGAGGAGTCGAACCTCCGACCTACTGATTACGAATCAGTTGCTCTACCAACTGAGCTACATCGGCGTGGTATGGCGTGGGATTAAGACGAAGCGCTGGATCGCCAGGCTGGCGCGAGTATAAAGAGGGGTGCGGCTAAGGACAACTGTGCCGCGCGGCTTTATGGGGTTAAACGCACCCGCACGATGATATCGACCCCCTCCAGGACGGTCCCCGCAGGCGGGGGCGGCAGCGCCTGCAGCATCAGGTGCTGGGCATCGATGTCTTCCAGCTGACCGGTATCGACATTGAAAAAGTGGTGATGCACGCTGGGATTGGAATCATAAAACACCCGGCTGGGGTCGACGATCACCTCGCGAATCAGCCCCTTGCGGGCGAACAGGCCCAGGGTGTTGTACACCGTCGCCTTGGAGGCCACGCTGCCGGACTGATTCACCCGCTCCAGCACCTGCTCGGCAGAGACGTGTTGCGGCCGGTCAAACAGGATTTCTGCAATCTGGCGACGCTGCTGGGTGGGTGCGATGCCACACTGCTGAAATAGGTCGTCGACGGAGGGGACTGTCTGATTCATTGGTTCGTGCCCAGGCTGTTTCTACCACGCGGCCAGTATATCGCCGCAAATACACAGTGTGCAATGTCGCGCCGGCGGCCCGGCCTATACCGTGCTGGCGCAGGCGGCCAGCTGATAGGGTGTCGGATCCAGGATCGGCGTGCGCTCCAGCACAATGTCCGCCAGCAGTTCGGCCGAGGCCAGCCCCATGACCACCCCATTGCGAAAATGCCCGGCATTGATGTAGAGGCCGTCTACCTTCGGGTGGGCGCTGATAAACGGGATGCCGCTGGGGGAGCCCGGGCGCAGGCCGGCCCAATGGCGCTCCACCGGTACCTCCGCCAGCTCAGGCACCAGGGCGCAGGCCACCGCAATCAGGTCATTGCGCGCCTCGACGGTGACGGTCTTGTCGAAGCCCACCTCTTCCATCGTGCTGCCGGCCAGTATGCGGCCATCACGGCGCGGGATCAGGTAGTGTCCCTGATGCAGGACCACATGGTTGAGCAGGCCCGGCGACCCGCGAAACAGGATCATCTGCCCGCGCACCGGCATCACCGGCACCTCCTGCCCCAGATCCTTGAGCAGGGTGGCGCTCCAGGCGCCGCAGGCGATGATGACGCGGTCCGCCAGCACTTCGTTATATTCGGTGCGCACGCCGTTGATGCGCCCCTTTTTGGTCAGCAGGTGCGTGACCTCGGTGTCTTCCGCCACCCGCACCCCACGCTTGAGGAGATCCTGACGCAGGGCCTGGACCAGGAAGGGATTGCGTATCTGCGCCACCTCGGGCATCCACAGGCCGGCGGCGTGCCCTGCTCGCAGCGCCGGCTCCAGCCCCCGGATCTGCGGCCCATCGACCGCCTGCGCCGTGACCTGTTGCGCCGCCGCCCAGGCCATCCCCGGTTCGCGCTGATCCTCGTCCAGCACCAGCAGGCCGCTCCGGGTCCACTCCGTATCGATCCCCGTATCGCGCTCAAGCTCATTCGCCAGGGCCGGATAACGGGCCTGACTCCATGTCGCCAGCTCGTTCACCGGCCGGGCGTAGCGCCAGGGATACAGGGGCGAAAGGATGCCGCCGCCCGCCCACGAGGATTCCTTGCCCAGCTGGGCCCGCTCGATGAGCGTCACCTTCGCCCCCGTCCGACTGAGCGCGCGTGCGCTGAGCAGGCCGATGAGGCCACCGCCGACAATTAAAAAGTCCGTCATGATCTTCTGCTCAGCGCCTGCATTTTTGCTTCCGGGTTGATGGGTCTTGTTGCGTTCGGGTTTACGCGCCAGGCCACTCGGCGACGATCACTGCGAACTGCCGCCCAGGCGCAGTCCATGCAGGCCCTGCCGGGCACACTTCTCAGCCGCCAGCTGGCAGGCCTCGGCCAGTGCCTGCGACAGTCCCCCGCCGCTCAGCCTGCCGTGAATCATGCCCGCGTTAAAGGTATCGCCCGCCCCCAGGGTGTCCACAACACTCGACAATTGCGGGGCCGGGCTGTGCGTGATTCCGCCATGGCGATCAATCCCCCAGGCACCATCCGCACCCCAGGTACAGGTGTGCTCGCTGCCCGGCCAGCGCCGATGCTGCTCGCGCAGAAAGGCCACCGGATCGGTTAGAGCCTCCGCACCCTGCTGCGTCCTGCCTTGCTGCACCCTGCTTTTCTGCACATAGCCACGAGAATAGAGTAGCAGGTCTGCACCGGCGCACAGGCTCTCGATCTCCGGCCGCGGCTTTTCGAATTCGACCGAGATGGGCAGCGTCGGCCGCTGCTGTCGGGCGTGGTCGAGCATGACGCGCGTCTCCGGCACATTACGCCCCTCAAAATGCAGCCAGTCAAAATTGTGCAGGTCGATGCGGGCGAAGTCCGCGAAGCGGTATTCGGGCAGCTCGCGATAGTGCACGATGGTGCGCGAGCCATTTTGCTGATTGAGTGTCACGTACGAGACGGGCACCCTCCCGCCCGCCACGGTCGCCACCGCGCCCATATCAATCCGGTAGGCCTTCAGCTCGGCGCGGATCACCTCGCTGCTGGCATCATCCGCCAGGCTACCGGCGAAGGCGCACTCATGTCCCAGCTGGGACAGGACCACCGCCGTATTGCTGGCATTTCCACCCCGGCGCATCTCCTGTGCCGTGGCCCGGACCTCGGCATCCTCTGGCGGAAAACCATCGACCGCGTTGATGATATCGAGTGTTGCGATACCAACCGTCAGGATCCGCGCCATGCTCTCAGGCGTCTTTACTCGCGGGATCGATACCCTGCTGATCGGTCTGGGTGTCGACTGCAGCAGCCGGGGCGCCGGGCTCGCGTCTCACCCGCCCCGCCCGCAGGGCGGAAAACGGCACGTAGACCGAGAAATAGTCCAGAATCAGCCAGCCCACCAGCATCACCAACAGATACCAGAGTGAATCCAGGTAGGCGAGATAACCGAACAGCACCACATCCCAGACATATAAAAAATATAGTACCGCCAGCACAACCGGCTGGGCACAGACGCGGCCATCACAGTTTGCACACCGCAATACGGCCCATTTCCCGGTGAGATATCGATCCCACCAGCTGAACGTGTTTTCACCACAATGTGGACATGCAATCGAAGCCATACGCCTTTATATCCTGCCGCTCATTTAAAGGCGCATAGTAACCGAGCGATGGGGTCTTGCCTATTCACGGCCTTCCAGCCTATGCCCACGGCAAGCGACTTGATACACTTTTAGCGTTCCCAGGGGAGTAGACTTGGGCCATCTCCCTGACGGACAACGACGTATCACTGCCGCAATGATCAAGACACGCACACACCATAGATATTCAGCGCTCGGACGGCTCCTGCTGCTGTGCGCTAGCTTCGGTCTGTTCGCCGCCTGTGACGGCAACACCGAGCTCATGCAACACACCCTTGCCAACGACCCCGTCGCGGTGGAAACGGCACTGGCCGAGGGTGCCGCGGTGGATGAGCGCAACAAGTATGGCTGGACGGCGCTGATGCATGCCGCCAGGCAGAACCAGACCGCCACCCTGGCCCTGTTGCTGGATGCCGGCGCCGACATCAACGCCCGCGATAATGACGGCTGGACGGCGCTGATGCGCGCCGCGTCAAAGGGCCAGGATGAGTCCACCGAACTGCTTCTGGCCCGCAAGGCCGATCCTGAACTCGCCGACAACAACGGCTGGACCGCACTGATGTGGGCCGCCAACCGTGGCCACCTCAACAGCATAAAAACATTGATTGCCGCAGGGGCTGACGTCAACGCCAAGGCAAAGGATGGCCGCACCGCCATCGTCATCGCCCGCAACGAAGGCTATAACGAGGTCCTGGATGTACTAAAGGCCGCCGGCGCGAAACAATAGCGACGTCGCCATCACTGGACGCTGACGATATATGAGTAAGGGAGGACGAATGCCTAAAGGCTTTAACCTGAATTCGTGGTTGAAACGCGGATTTGGATTTTACACTGCGCTGCTCGTCTCACTGGTCACGGTGCAGTGGCTGAGCGCCTGCACACCCGCGCCGGCCACCTCCACCCGCAGCGCCACGTATGTGGTGGAAGGCGGGGTGGGCGAGGGTAAGCGCTGGCGTGACAACCGCTTTTTTGCCAATGAGGTCAAAACCGAGGCCCTCGCCACGGACGGTATCCACGACCCGGAAAATGCCGCCATCAGCGCCTTACAAGAGCCGGCAGAGGCGCTGAGCGCCTTCCCGCTGGATCGTCGCGGCGGTGTTGACTGGGTCAAGGCAATGGATCTCGGCATCATTGAACCCCGCGCCGATCTCAGGGGAGAGAGTCAGATGGCCGTGCTGGACATGGATATCATGTTCAAGGACACCGGCCAGATGCCGTGGGTCAAATTCCCCCACCTCGCGCATACAAAATGGCTGGCCTGTTCAAACTGTCATCCCGACATCTTCATTCAACAGAAGGGGGCCAATGACATCTCCATGGATGGCGTCCTGGCCGGTGAATATTGCGGCCGCTGCCACGACAAGGTGGCCTTCGCGCTCTGGACCTGTGAGCGTTGCCACAGCGTACCCCATGAAGGCACGCCGGCACGCTGGAACGAATTTATGGGCGTCCGTCCCCCGGCACCCTGATGCCAGGTCTCGGTTTCGCCATTGGGAACATGGGCCAGGACATGCTGGGCCCTCTATCTGAAGGGCGCTAGGAGGCTGTCGGGTTTAGGTGGATTGAAGCGAGGGAGTGGGAAATTTGGGCCGCTCTCCCACTTCCGCAGCCAATTCATCCTGAATCCGACAGCCTCTTAGCGGGACGCCGCCAGCAAGGCCGTTACCTTGGCGCTGCCTTTGTCCCGCGCAACCATCAGGGCCGTATTGCCATCGTCATCTTGCGCCTGAGGATCGGCGCCCTGCGCCAACAGGATTCTGGCGACCTCCGCACGATCGAATGCGGCAGCGGCCATCAGCGGCGTGCGCCGCTTAAGCCCCCGACCATTGGCATCAATACCCGCCGCCACCATCAGCCGAACAATCTCCACATGGCCCAGACCTGAGGCCAGCATCAACAGTTCTTCACCATCACGCTTGTCCAGCGGCGGGGTTTCGTTTCGGCTCAGGGCGTCTAACAGCAATTGCACTGTTTCGGTGTGGCCGAAATAAACGGCATTCACCAGCGCCGCGCCGCCGCTGTCGTCACGCACATGGATATTCGCACCGTGCTCCAGCAACAGTTTCACTACCGCGTGATGACCCGCCGTGGCGGCCACGATCAGCGCCGTGGTGCCGTAATTGTCGGCCACATTGACATCCGCGCCCTGCTCGACCAACCATTGCGCTACATCCAGATGGCCTTCAGAGGCAGCAAACATCAGCGCACGTTTGCCCTTGTTGCTACGTTCACCAACATCGGCGCCTCGCTGTACAACATCCTGCACCGCCTTCAGATTACCGTCTTTCGCGGCATTCATCAGCTCCGTGGGGTATTCGCGCGAACAGGCACCAAGCAATACGACGCCGCATGCCAGGACGCACATTGCTGCGCGCTTTAGCCACCGCTTATTCATGGTCTGCCTTTACAAACATTGGGGGAAAAACAGGGAATAAAATCAATCCAGCA encodes the following:
- a CDS encoding segregation and condensation protein A, whose protein sequence is MNQPDHSTESRILSMVKKVLTNIAKDTHTAPGMRHPLSDSTINDMRACLDLIVSREAELNAQGGNVTPQKPRFIDEPSDRVVVQFDPRKPADKS
- a CDS encoding Ig-like domain-containing protein: MLVLLLAACSGGGGGGDGGSSSPTSLPSSLTRIDITPSQPSLAKGTALSLTATGIYSDNTTRVLNGEVSWQSSDTTIATIDDSGKIAAVDAGTVTIDASLGSVSAQIELDVKAAELIQLLITPEAPVLPQGTTLDLSARGLYSDGSNQVLTQQVSWESDDSSIVVIDVAGRAQPQAIGSTTVRATLAGITGSQTLTVSDAVLESIEVSAASGSLPLAHSQPLLALGHFSDNRLQDITEQVDWTSSAPNILAISTASGSRGLATALAIGEVTITASLVTTGGTVSGTLDQRVTAATLVSIEISPPSAYLAVGTRQDFRATGRYSDDSIRDITSAASWVSADAGVALASNVVDEQGQTLALAAGNTTITASLDGVSGEASLVVSSAKLLSITVLPAELSLPLSIQQTLRAEGNFSDGSVQDLDGQVSWESERPTIAAIDAGTLSTLQPGSARISARLGAVTGYSLVTVNAATLDSLRIDPPSSTLAIGTQTQLQAFALDTDDKEWDVTQQVSWDTAIPADSTRLRADNSAGQQGQLTALGGSGDVLVTANLYEMQAQSTISISNASLSGLRITAASDSLDSAEAQQLTAWADFDDSSSQALDAQVIWSSDRPGLATVSNQAADRGRVLAGIGVSGDAVISAHFGGLSAAFDLTISDTPQRPVSLVVLATPNALLNNDIDPSAIEVRVRAADPTSSVADGTEVTLQVSQTGSPLGSPVVLGTTDGIASTRLTATETGLLQIEASIDPALRNTTTLYSTANLFEVIAGAAFDDAPAGSGPLLPKDTRFGFFMFNLSNRDFRLDKFELFNDGAVLFTTTKASDLSGNQLSGGLKMGIIYTLTTDITANGIEGHYSLTDLVTGIQFKLKFIRP
- a CDS encoding Fur family transcriptional regulator, producing MNQTVPSVDDLFQQCGIAPTQQRRQIAEILFDRPQHVSAEQVLERVNQSGSVASKATVYNTLGLFARKGLIREVIVDPSRVFYDSNPSVHHHFFNVDTGQLEDIDAQHLMLQALPPPPAGTVLEGVDIIVRVRLTP
- the thiO gene encoding glycine oxidase ThiO, encoding MTDFLIVGGGLIGLLSARALSRTGAKVTLIERAQLGKESSWAGGGILSPLYPWRYARPVNELATWSQARYPALANELERDTGIDTEWTRSGLLVLDEDQREPGMAWAAAQQVTAQAVDGPQIRGLEPALRAGHAAGLWMPEVAQIRNPFLVQALRQDLLKRGVRVAEDTEVTHLLTKKGRINGVRTEYNEVLADRVIIACGAWSATLLKDLGQEVPVMPVRGQMILFRGSPGLLNHVVLHQGHYLIPRRDGRILAGSTMEEVGFDKTVTVEARNDLIAVACALVPELAEVPVERHWAGLRPGSPSGIPFISAHPKVDGLYINAGHFRNGVVMGLASAELLADIVLERTPILDPTPYQLAACASTV
- a CDS encoding PfkB family carbohydrate kinase, whose amino-acid sequence is MARILTVGIATLDIINAVDGFPPEDAEVRATAQEMRRGGNASNTAVVLSQLGHECAFAGSLADDASSEVIRAELKAYRIDMGAVATVAGGRVPVSYVTLNQQNGSRTIVHYRELPEYRFADFARIDLHNFDWLHFEGRNVPETRVMLDHARQQRPTLPISVEFEKPRPEIESLCAGADLLLYSRGYVQKSRVQQGRTQQGAEALTDPVAFLREQHRRWPGSEHTCTWGADGAWGIDRHGGITHSPAPQLSSVVDTLGAGDTFNAGMIHGRLSGGGLSQALAEACQLAAEKCARQGLHGLRLGGSSQ
- a CDS encoding ankyrin repeat domain-containing protein, coding for MIKTRTHHRYSALGRLLLLCASFGLFAACDGNTELMQHTLANDPVAVETALAEGAAVDERNKYGWTALMHAARQNQTATLALLLDAGADINARDNDGWTALMRAASKGQDESTELLLARKADPELADNNGWTALMWAANRGHLNSIKTLIAAGADVNAKAKDGRTAIVIARNEGYNEVLDVLKAAGAKQ
- a CDS encoding cytochrome c3 family protein — translated: MPKGFNLNSWLKRGFGFYTALLVSLVTVQWLSACTPAPATSTRSATYVVEGGVGEGKRWRDNRFFANEVKTEALATDGIHDPENAAISALQEPAEALSAFPLDRRGGVDWVKAMDLGIIEPRADLRGESQMAVLDMDIMFKDTGQMPWVKFPHLAHTKWLACSNCHPDIFIQQKGANDISMDGVLAGEYCGRCHDKVAFALWTCERCHSVPHEGTPARWNEFMGVRPPAP
- a CDS encoding ankyrin repeat domain-containing protein — its product is MCVLACGVVLLGACSREYPTELMNAAKDGNLKAVQDVVQRGADVGERSNKGKRALMFAASEGHLDVAQWLVEQGADVNVADNYGTTALIVAATAGHHAVVKLLLEHGANIHVRDDSGGAALVNAVYFGHTETVQLLLDALSRNETPPLDKRDGEELLMLASGLGHVEIVRLMVAAGIDANGRGLKRRTPLMAAAAFDRAEVARILLAQGADPQAQDDDGNTALMVARDKGSAKVTALLAASR